A genome region from Anastrepha obliqua isolate idAnaObli1 chromosome 4, idAnaObli1_1.0, whole genome shotgun sequence includes the following:
- the LOC129244061 gene encoding farnesyl pyrophosphate synthase-like, producing MCTSTSSTIGNLSVPLAMGKNEIDGFIAVYPDVVRDLTVFGNNNASKMAADWFEKALNYNLSPTNTKNSVITVLTYKNLMKGDQLTAENLRLAHLLDWCRELLHSVILITDDIIDKGIKRRGQLCWYKLEDVGFNAVNDALMIENGIYKLLKKHFRHLDCYVDLVELFCQSIFKYMTGQSMDMLAGGRSVTTFTRDLYDEIVKTKTASYYFYLPMAVALHLANVKDQKVFSECEAIAIELGNFYQIQNDFLDCFASPDFTAKIGTDIEANKCTWLAVACMELANPEQKSLMEECYGQSDPQKIARVKRLYEELNIPSLYAKHEEETYNRIKILIQQASVKMPREALQEILNAVNRRGII from the exons ATGTTGTAAGAGATCTTACGGTGTTTGGAAATAATAACGCAAGCAAAATGGCTGCAGACTGGTTCGAGAAG GCTCTAAACTACAATTTGTCACCAACCAATACGAAAAATAGTGTAATTACCGTTTTGacgtacaaaaatttaatgaaaggcGATCAACTCACTGCGGAAAACTTAAGATTGGCGCATTTGCTTGACTGGTGCCGTGAATTG CTTCACTCTGTCATCCTCATCACTGATGATATCATAGACAAAGGCATAAAACGTCGGGGTCAGTTGTGTTGGTATAAATTGGAAGACGTTGGTTTCAATGCAGTGAACGATGCGCTCATGATTGAAAATGGCATCTATAAACTACTAAAAAAACATTTCCGTCATTTAGACTGCTATGTTGATCTGGTCGAATTGTTTTGTCAAAGTATCTTTAAATATATGACTGGGCAGTCAATGGATATGCTTGCCGGTGGAAGGAGTGTGACCACTTTCACCAGAGACTTATACGATGAAATTGTAAAGACCAAAACTGCCAGCTACTATTTCTATTTACCCATGGCCGTGGCTTTACATTTGGCGAA TGTTAAAGACCAAAAAGTTTTCAGCGAATGTGAAGCCATTGCAATTGAGTTAGGTAATTTCtatcaaatacaaaatgatTTCCTCGATTGCTTTGCTAGTCCTGACTTCACTGCTAAGATAGGCACAGACATAGAGGCCAATAAGTGCACCTGGTTGGCTGTGGCGTGCATGGAACTAGCCAACCCGGAACAAAAGTCGCTCATGGAGGAGTGTTATGGGCAAAGTG ATCCACAGAAGATCGCGCGTGTTAAGCGGCTCTACGAAGAACTGAATATACCCAGCCTCTATGCCAAACACGAGGAAGAAACATACAACAGGATAAAAATACTTATTCAACAGGCATCGGTTAAGATGCCACGTGAAGCCTTACAAGAAATTCTTAACGCAGTTAATCGAAGAGGAATtatataa